In one Candidatus Paceibacterota bacterium genomic region, the following are encoded:
- a CDS encoding sodium-translocating pyrophosphatase, whose amino-acid sequence MRHHKYCFWFVLLFVALLASTGVYASEADIKIPPLDTVKFNGLAGITGTALMYIGLVICLVGAVFGIVQYSQTKALPVHESMRNVSNMIWETCKTYLFTQGKFLAILWGLIAACMIYYFGFLSHMSAFNVIVILLASVLGILGSYGVAWFGIRINTVANSRAAFSALKGNPFATLGIPLRSGMSVGLLLVAVELFFMICILVFLPRDLVGPCFIGFAIGESLGASVLRICGGIFTKIADIGSDLMKIVFKLPEDDPKNPGVIADCTGDNAGDSVGPTADGFETYGVTGVALIAFLALALAATPGIVATLIVWIFAMRALMIATSLASYFANQAFSKAKYGSQKDFDFEAPLTHLVWITSAVSIGVTFIASKLLLGDFTDAEGKALPDLWWVLSIIISCGTVAGALIPEFTKVFVSTTSRHVKEVTNCSKHGGASLNILSGFVAGNFSAFWMGLCILLLMFVAYYFSQNAALLSIMPKQFAFAAPIFAFGLVAFGFLGMGPVTIAVDSYGPVTDNAQSVYELSQIEGRKGIKAEIKKDFGFDADFENAKYQLEKGDGAGNTFKATAKPVLIGTAVVGATTMVFGIIILLQHMFEANPASGVFKPVVEALSIVQPEIILGLIMGGAVIYWFTGASCQAVVTGAYRAVVYIKEHMKLDASTASEKDSKEVVRICTVYAQKGMWNIFIVIFCLALALPFFNPYFFIGYLIAIAFFGLFQAIFMANAGGAWDNAKKIVEVDLRQKGTDLHAATVVGDTVGDPFKDTSSVAMNPVIKFTTLFGLLAVEIAVTMSSQSLKTGIGAFFFLVALIFVYRSFYSMRIPEEK is encoded by the coding sequence ATGAGACATCACAAATATTGCTTTTGGTTTGTTTTATTGTTTGTGGCGCTACTGGCATCCACAGGCGTTTACGCAAGTGAGGCTGATATAAAAATCCCGCCGCTGGACACGGTGAAATTCAACGGGCTGGCCGGGATCACCGGCACCGCGCTGATGTATATCGGACTCGTGATCTGTCTCGTCGGCGCCGTGTTCGGCATCGTGCAGTACAGCCAGACCAAGGCCCTCCCGGTGCACGAGTCCATGCGCAACGTGTCCAACATGATCTGGGAGACCTGCAAGACCTACCTGTTCACCCAGGGCAAGTTCCTCGCCATTCTCTGGGGGTTGATAGCCGCCTGCATGATTTACTACTTCGGCTTCCTCTCGCACATGAGCGCCTTCAATGTGATCGTCATTCTGCTGGCGTCGGTGCTGGGTATCCTTGGTTCGTACGGCGTCGCCTGGTTTGGCATCCGCATCAACACGGTGGCCAACTCCCGCGCCGCCTTCTCCGCGCTCAAAGGCAACCCCTTCGCCACCTTGGGCATTCCCCTCCGTTCCGGCATGAGCGTTGGCCTGTTACTGGTGGCCGTCGAGCTGTTCTTCATGATCTGCATCCTGGTTTTCCTGCCTCGCGATCTCGTCGGCCCGTGCTTCATCGGGTTCGCGATCGGCGAGTCCCTGGGCGCGTCGGTGCTGCGTATCTGCGGCGGCATCTTCACCAAGATCGCCGACATCGGCTCCGACTTGATGAAGATCGTCTTCAAGCTGCCCGAAGACGACCCCAAGAACCCCGGCGTGATCGCGGATTGCACCGGCGACAACGCCGGCGACTCGGTCGGGCCGACGGCCGACGGCTTCGAAACCTACGGCGTGACCGGCGTGGCGCTGATTGCGTTTCTCGCCCTGGCGCTGGCGGCGACGCCCGGCATCGTGGCGACTCTCATCGTCTGGATCTTCGCCATGCGTGCGCTGATGATCGCGACTTCGCTGGCCTCCTACTTTGCCAACCAGGCCTTCAGCAAGGCCAAGTACGGCAGCCAAAAGGACTTCGACTTTGAAGCCCCGCTCACGCACCTGGTCTGGATCACCTCGGCGGTCTCGATCGGCGTCACTTTCATCGCGAGCAAACTGCTTCTGGGCGACTTCACGGACGCCGAGGGCAAGGCGCTTCCCGATCTCTGGTGGGTGCTCTCGATCATCATCAGTTGCGGCACGGTGGCGGGCGCGCTGATTCCCGAGTTCACCAAGGTTTTTGTTAGCACGACGTCGCGGCACGTGAAGGAAGTTACCAACTGTTCGAAACACGGCGGCGCCTCGCTCAACATTCTGTCGGGCTTCGTGGCGGGCAATTTCTCCGCCTTCTGGATGGGCCTGTGCATCCTGCTGCTGATGTTCGTGGCCTATTACTTCTCTCAGAACGCCGCGCTGCTGTCCATCATGCCCAAGCAATTCGCCTTCGCCGCGCCCATCTTCGCGTTCGGGTTGGTGGCTTTCGGCTTCCTGGGGATGGGGCCGGTGACCATCGCCGTGGACAGCTACGGCCCGGTGACCGACAACGCCCAGTCTGTCTATGAACTGAGCCAGATCGAAGGACGCAAGGGCATCAAGGCGGAGATCAAGAAAGATTTCGGCTTTGACGCAGACTTTGAGAACGCCAAGTACCAGCTTGAAAAGGGAGACGGCGCGGGCAACACCTTCAAGGCCACCGCGAAACCCGTGCTCATCGGCACCGCGGTTGTCGGTGCGACGACGATGGTGTTCGGCATCATCATCCTCCTGCAGCACATGTTCGAGGCCAACCCCGCCTCCGGCGTCTTCAAGCCGGTGGTGGAAGCGCTGAGCATTGTGCAGCCCGAGATCATCCTCGGCCTCATTATGGGCGGCGCGGTGATCTACTGGTTCACCGGCGCTTCCTGCCAGGCCGTTGTCACGGGGGCCTACCGTGCGGTGGTCTACATCAAAGAGCACATGAAGCTTGACGCTTCGACCGCGTCCGAGAAGGACAGCAAGGAGGTTGTCCGCATCTGCACTGTGTATGCGCAAAAGGGCATGTGGAACATCTTCATTGTCATCTTCTGCCTGGCGCTGGCCCTGCCGTTCTTTAACCCCTACTTCTTCATCGGCTACCTTATTGCCATCGCGTTCTTCGGGCTGTTCCAAGCCATCTTCATGGCCAACGCCGGCGGCGCCTGGGACAATGCCAAGAAGATCGTCGAAGTGGACCTCCGCCAGAAGGGCACCGACCTCCACGCCGCCACCGTCGTCGGTGACACCGTGGGCGATCCCTTCAAAGACACGTCCTCCGTGGCGATGAACCCGGTCATCAAGTTTACCACCCTTTTCGGTCTGCTGGCGGTGGAGATTGCAGTGACCATGTCGAGCCAAAGCCTCAAGACCGGCATCGGCGCATTCTTCTTCCTCGTGGCGCTGATCTTCGTTTACCGGTCCTTCTACTCCATGCGCATTCCCGAAGAGAAGTAA
- the recQ gene encoding DNA helicase RecQ gives MEFSAPQLLPLLKEYFGFRSFRPLQEEIIRDVLAGKDVFALLPTGGGKSLCFQLPAMARPGLTVVVSPLIALMKDQVDALQASGVPATFLNSSLAAGESRARLCGLHAGQYRLLYVAPERLMLSGCLADLRQWGVNLLAVDEAHCISEWGHDFRPEYRQLAGLRQLFPAVPMMALTATATERVRKDIVTLLKLREPGCYVASFNRPNLTYRVIAKQKPLQQVLGFLRGRPGESGIVYCQSRKTSESVARRLEERGVKARPYHAGLTTKERTEHQELFLRDEVRVICATIAFGMGINKPNVRFVVHYDLPKNIEGYYQETGRAGRDGLPSECVLLFSAGDVIKLRRFIDEKPDPKERNIAHEQLRQMVHYAESGGCRRGELLGYFGEKPVGESCGGCDNCLSPRDTYDGTLAAQKFLSCIYRIRQQNGFEFGINQIVEVLTGAETEAIRKWGHERLSTYGIGREHSRPEWKAIGRELIRLGLVREAALDKFGVLGLTDEGLAVLKQRKPVKLTRPVATPGPETARVGEIACDELLFERLVRLRKQLADERGVPPHILFSDVSLRQMARDYPDNERKLGRISGMSARKLQEFGRVFLAVIAGHLETQPRQIFAATSFDRPDAAPAKPRRGSAADDGPYDTELFERLRAVRRRLAEERSVPAYIILHDAALREMARTCPQTEEELAGISRVGAKRASNFGGQFLAAIAEYAQAKPEGAG, from the coding sequence GTGGAATTCAGTGCCCCGCAACTGCTGCCGCTGCTGAAGGAGTACTTCGGCTTCAGGTCCTTCCGCCCGTTGCAGGAGGAGATCATCCGCGATGTGTTGGCGGGCAAGGACGTGTTTGCGCTGTTGCCGACGGGTGGCGGGAAGTCGCTCTGCTTTCAGTTGCCGGCGATGGCGCGGCCGGGGCTGACGGTGGTGGTGTCGCCGCTGATCGCGCTGATGAAGGACCAGGTGGACGCGCTGCAGGCGAGCGGGGTGCCGGCAACGTTCCTCAACTCGTCGCTGGCGGCAGGGGAATCGCGGGCCCGCCTGTGCGGGCTGCATGCCGGGCAGTACCGGCTGCTCTACGTCGCGCCGGAGCGGCTCATGCTGTCCGGGTGCCTGGCCGATTTGCGGCAGTGGGGGGTGAACCTGCTGGCCGTTGACGAGGCGCATTGCATCAGCGAGTGGGGGCATGATTTCCGGCCCGAATACCGCCAGCTTGCCGGGTTGCGCCAGTTGTTCCCCGCGGTGCCGATGATGGCGCTTACAGCGACGGCAACGGAACGCGTGCGCAAGGACATCGTCACCCTGCTCAAGCTGCGCGAGCCGGGCTGCTACGTGGCCAGCTTCAACCGCCCGAACCTGACCTACCGGGTTATCGCGAAGCAAAAGCCATTGCAGCAGGTGCTGGGGTTTCTGCGCGGGCGGCCCGGTGAAAGCGGCATTGTCTATTGCCAATCGCGCAAGACCTCCGAGAGCGTCGCGCGCCGGCTCGAGGAGCGCGGGGTGAAGGCCCGGCCTTACCACGCCGGGTTAACCACCAAGGAGCGCACGGAGCATCAGGAGCTTTTCCTGCGGGACGAGGTGCGGGTGATCTGCGCGACGATCGCGTTCGGCATGGGCATCAACAAGCCAAACGTGCGTTTCGTGGTGCACTACGATTTGCCGAAGAATATCGAGGGATACTACCAGGAAACGGGCCGCGCCGGGCGGGACGGACTGCCGAGCGAGTGTGTGCTGTTGTTCAGCGCCGGCGACGTAATAAAGCTGCGGCGGTTCATTGACGAGAAACCCGACCCGAAAGAGCGGAACATTGCGCACGAGCAGTTGCGGCAGATGGTCCATTACGCCGAGTCGGGCGGCTGCCGGCGCGGGGAGCTGCTGGGATATTTCGGCGAGAAGCCGGTCGGGGAAAGTTGCGGGGGATGCGACAATTGCCTGTCGCCGCGCGACACGTATGACGGAACCCTGGCGGCGCAGAAGTTCCTTTCGTGCATCTACCGCATTCGGCAGCAGAATGGGTTTGAGTTCGGGATCAACCAGATCGTCGAGGTGCTGACGGGTGCCGAAACCGAAGCCATCCGGAAGTGGGGCCATGAGCGGCTCTCGACTTACGGCATAGGCCGGGAACACAGCCGGCCGGAATGGAAGGCGATCGGGCGGGAGTTGATCCGGCTGGGGCTGGTGCGCGAGGCGGCGCTGGACAAGTTCGGCGTACTGGGCCTCACCGATGAGGGCCTGGCGGTGTTGAAGCAGCGCAAGCCCGTCAAGTTGACCCGTCCGGTCGCCACGCCCGGGCCCGAAACGGCCCGGGTGGGAGAGATCGCCTGCGACGAGTTGCTGTTCGAGCGGCTGGTGCGGCTGCGCAAGCAGCTTGCGGATGAACGGGGCGTGCCACCGCATATCCTGTTCTCGGATGTCTCGTTGCGGCAGATGGCGCGAGACTACCCGGATAACGAGCGGAAGCTGGGGCGCATCAGCGGCATGAGCGCGAGGAAGCTCCAGGAGTTCGGGCGGGTGTTCCTGGCGGTGATCGCCGGCCACCTGGAGACCCAGCCGCGCCAGATCTTTGCAGCGACCTCCTTCGATAGACCGGACGCAGCGCCAGCAAAGCCCAGACGCGGCTCCGCCGCGGATGATGGGCCTTACGACACTGAGTTATTTGAGCGGCTGCGGGCGGTGCGCCGACGATTGGCGGAGGAACGCAGTGTCCCCGCCTACATCATCTTGCACGATGCGGCTCTCCGCGAAATGGCGCGGACCTGCCCGCAGACCGAGGAGGAGTTGGCCGGGATATCCCGTGTGGGCGCAAAGCGGGCAAGCAACTTCGGGGGGCAGTTCCTGGCAGCGATTGCAGAGTATGCCCAGGCCAAGCCCGAAGGCGCTGGCTGA
- a CDS encoding GxxExxY protein encodes MNTDQKQPDLQRANNMEFLLKQETHTIIGCAFEVLNALGHGLNEKCYENALVVEFRLRGIGFTQQRQFEVLYKQERVGLFVPDLIAYDQVIVDTKVIDRITDAERGQMLNYLRITKLRVGLILNFKHPRLEWERIVL; translated from the coding sequence ATGAACACAGATCAGAAACAACCGGACTTACAGCGAGCGAACAACATGGAGTTTCTGCTCAAGCAGGAGACTCACACGATCATTGGGTGCGCGTTTGAAGTGCTGAACGCGCTGGGGCACGGGCTGAATGAGAAATGCTACGAAAATGCCCTGGTGGTCGAGTTCCGCTTGCGGGGCATCGGCTTCACCCAGCAACGCCAGTTCGAGGTGCTCTACAAGCAAGAGCGCGTGGGGCTTTTCGTCCCCGACCTGATTGCCTACGACCAAGTCATCGTGGATACCAAGGTCATTGACCGGATCACCGACGCCGAGCGTGGCCAGATGCTCAATTACCTGCGCATCACAAAGCTCAGGGTGGGACTGATCTTGAACTTCAAGCACCCGCGCCTCGAATGGGAGCGCATCGTCCTCTGA
- the thrS gene encoding threonine--tRNA ligase — translation MQDDRKTLDDRNKMTDLERLRHSCAHVMATAILRLWPDAQFAAGPAVENGFYYDVELQHRITPEDFPAIEAEMKKEVKANHLFEKVVVSREQAIKDSESGRLGGLSERPGNPSKFKLGNLAEIPDGEPISYYKTGDFIDLCAGPHVMRTGNIGAFKLTTVASAYYKGDEKNPQLQRIYGTAFKNKTQLEEYFKMVEEAKRRDHRKIGAEMGLYTIDAEFTGPGLPLWLPKGGAIVEELEKLAKETEFQAGYVRVKTPHIAKEKMYLTSGHLPLLYADSMYPPMELKESTDAPAAEKYYLKAMNCPHHHRIFAAEPRSYRDLPLRLAEYGTCYRYEQSGELFGLMRVRSLNMNDSHIYCQPEKFAEEFNAVNEMYLKYFKIFGIEKYVMRFSTSAPEGMGKKYVNEPALWKQTEDMVRQVLKDSGINYLEVANEAAFYGPKIDVQVWSVIGREFTLATNQVDFAVPRKFGLVYRDKDNTEKTPLCIHRAPLGTHERFIGFLIEHYAGNFPLWLAPEQVRILTIGEEEPLVAYAKALVRELRANLVRAEGDYSNDKINGKIQQAELAKVHTMLVIGPRDMAANAVSVRVHGKGSLGARPKAEVVADILAAIRERRS, via the coding sequence ATGCAAGACGATCGGAAAACGCTCGACGACCGCAATAAGATGACCGACCTGGAACGGCTGCGCCACTCCTGCGCCCACGTGATGGCCACGGCCATCCTGCGGCTGTGGCCCGATGCCCAGTTCGCCGCCGGCCCCGCCGTCGAGAACGGCTTCTACTACGACGTGGAGCTCCAGCACCGCATCACGCCGGAGGATTTCCCCGCCATCGAGGCCGAGATGAAGAAGGAGGTCAAGGCCAACCACCTCTTTGAGAAGGTCGTCGTCTCCCGCGAGCAGGCGATCAAGGATTCGGAGAGCGGCCGGCTGGGCGGGCTGAGCGAGCGGCCGGGCAACCCGAGCAAGTTTAAGCTCGGCAACCTCGCTGAAATCCCCGACGGCGAGCCCATCAGCTACTACAAGACCGGCGACTTCATTGACCTGTGCGCCGGCCCGCACGTGATGCGCACCGGCAACATCGGCGCCTTCAAGCTCACCACCGTGGCCAGCGCTTACTACAAGGGTGACGAGAAGAACCCGCAGCTCCAGCGCATCTACGGCACCGCCTTCAAGAACAAGACCCAGCTTGAGGAGTACTTCAAGATGGTCGAGGAGGCCAAGCGCCGCGACCACCGCAAGATCGGCGCCGAGATGGGCCTCTACACCATTGACGCCGAGTTCACCGGCCCCGGCTTGCCCCTCTGGCTGCCCAAGGGCGGCGCAATCGTCGAAGAACTGGAGAAGCTGGCCAAGGAAACCGAGTTCCAGGCCGGCTACGTGCGGGTCAAGACACCGCACATTGCCAAGGAGAAGATGTATCTAACCTCCGGGCACCTGCCGCTGCTCTACGCCGACTCGATGTATCCGCCCATGGAGCTCAAGGAGAGCACAGACGCGCCGGCGGCGGAGAAGTATTATCTGAAGGCCATGAACTGCCCGCACCACCACCGCATCTTTGCAGCGGAGCCGCGCAGCTACCGCGACCTGCCCTTGCGCCTGGCCGAATACGGCACCTGTTACCGCTACGAGCAGTCCGGCGAGCTGTTCGGCCTCATGCGCGTGCGCTCGCTCAACATGAACGACTCGCACATCTACTGCCAGCCGGAGAAGTTTGCGGAGGAGTTCAACGCCGTGAACGAGATGTACCTCAAATACTTCAAGATCTTCGGCATCGAAAAGTATGTCATGCGCTTCAGCACTTCCGCGCCCGAAGGCATGGGGAAGAAATATGTCAACGAACCCGCGCTGTGGAAGCAAACCGAGGACATGGTTCGTCAGGTCTTGAAGGACTCCGGCATCAATTACCTCGAGGTGGCCAACGAAGCCGCCTTCTACGGGCCGAAAATTGACGTGCAGGTCTGGAGCGTCATTGGCCGCGAGTTCACCCTGGCGACCAACCAGGTGGACTTCGCCGTCCCGCGCAAGTTCGGCCTGGTGTACCGGGACAAGGACAACACCGAGAAAACCCCGCTCTGCATCCACCGCGCCCCGCTGGGCACTCATGAGCGGTTCATCGGCTTCCTCATCGAGCATTACGCCGGCAACTTCCCGCTGTGGCTCGCGCCCGAGCAGGTACGCATCCTGACTATCGGCGAGGAGGAGCCGCTGGTCGCCTACGCCAAAGCCCTCGTGCGGGAACTGCGCGCCAACCTGGTCCGCGCCGAGGGCGACTACTCCAACGACAAGATCAACGGCAAGATCCAGCAAGCCGAGCTGGCCAAGGTCCACACCATGCTGGTCATCGGCCCGCGCGATATGGCCGCCAACGCCGTCAGCGTCCGCGTCCACGGCAAGGGCAGCCTCGGCGCCAGGCCAAAGGCAGAAGTCGTCGCAGACATCCTCGCGGCCATCCGCGAGCGGCGGAGTTAG
- a CDS encoding serine protease — MRCLSKLLLAALLLVLAGPGFPGRADELAQKGRDIFKKNQHAVVTVQVVLKMSYSGAGKSSENRQEITGTVVDGSGLTVLALSACDPSEMYQRMLAEQSSQYKLETEVTDLKILLEDGTELPAEIVLRDKDLDLAFIRPKTKPASPMAAVDFAKSSPAQLLDQVVTLNRLNSAAGRAYAASVERVSAVLQRPRTFYIPDSTMTSTTLGSPAFALDGNIVGVMVMRAINAKAGSGRNYRDNMTTIILPAEDILKAARQAPEAKGEPEKKDSPGESKESK; from the coding sequence ATGCGTTGCCTATCCAAGCTGCTCCTTGCCGCCTTGTTGCTCGTGCTGGCCGGCCCGGGTTTTCCCGGCCGCGCTGATGAACTCGCCCAGAAGGGCCGCGATATTTTCAAGAAGAACCAGCATGCGGTCGTCACGGTGCAGGTGGTGCTGAAGATGTCCTACTCGGGCGCCGGCAAATCGAGCGAGAACCGGCAGGAGATCACCGGCACGGTAGTGGATGGCTCGGGCTTGACCGTGCTGGCGCTCTCGGCGTGCGACCCGAGCGAGATGTACCAGCGCATGTTGGCCGAGCAATCCTCCCAGTACAAGCTGGAGACCGAGGTGACGGATTTGAAGATCCTGCTGGAGGACGGCACGGAGCTGCCGGCGGAGATTGTGCTGCGGGACAAGGACCTAGACCTGGCGTTCATCCGCCCCAAGACCAAGCCCGCCAGCCCGATGGCCGCGGTGGATTTCGCCAAGTCTTCCCCGGCCCAGTTGCTCGACCAGGTGGTCACCCTCAACCGCCTCAACAGCGCCGCGGGCCGCGCCTACGCGGCCTCGGTCGAGCGTGTCAGCGCCGTCCTGCAGAGACCCCGCACGTTCTACATCCCTGATAGCACGATGACCTCCACTACGCTCGGCTCGCCGGCCTTTGCCCTCGACGGCAACATCGTCGGGGTGATGGTCATGCGCGCCATCAACGCGAAGGCCGGCAGTGGCCGCAACTACCGCGATAACATGACCACAATCATTCTTCCCGCGGAGGACATCCTGAAAGCCGCCCGGCAGGCCCCCGAAGCCAAAGGCGAACCGGAGAAGAAGGACTCTCCCGGGGAGTCCAAGGAGTCGAAGTAG
- a CDS encoding cysteine hydrolase family protein, which produces MTSVPADTAVLVIDVQHGLFHALPPPWEADAVVQRINSVIRKARSVNVPIFFIQHDGQPGGEDVVPFTEGWKLHPELEVRATDPVIRKTTCDAFYGTALESELRSRGITTLLLMGFATEFCVDSTLRSAASKDFAVIVVADAHTTADNPVLEARLVREHHNWAWANLSTSRGVTIRKTVEVCFPPTTAV; this is translated from the coding sequence ATGACCTCCGTGCCTGCTGACACCGCGGTGCTGGTCATCGACGTTCAGCACGGCCTGTTCCATGCCCTCCCGCCGCCGTGGGAGGCCGATGCGGTCGTGCAGAGAATCAACAGTGTCATCCGCAAGGCGCGTAGCGTAAATGTGCCGATCTTCTTCATCCAGCACGATGGCCAGCCGGGTGGGGAAGACGTAGTGCCTTTCACCGAAGGCTGGAAGCTCCACCCGGAGCTCGAGGTTCGCGCCACCGATCCCGTAATCCGCAAGACGACCTGCGATGCCTTCTACGGCACCGCGCTCGAATCTGAGCTTCGCTCCCGAGGCATCACGACGCTCCTGCTGATGGGCTTCGCCACGGAGTTTTGCGTGGACTCAACCCTCCGCAGCGCCGCCAGCAAGGACTTCGCTGTGATCGTCGTGGCCGATGCGCACACCACGGCCGACAATCCCGTGCTTGAAGCCCGGCTCGTGCGCGAACACCACAACTGGGCCTGGGCAAACCTGAGCACCAGCCGCGGTGTGACCATCCGGAAGACCGTGGAAGTGTGCTTTCCGCCGACCACTGCGGTCTGA
- a CDS encoding PDZ domain-containing protein: MFGRNSLLSRRGPALVACAFLVSSTGHAGAKERIAPAELRPQIGSAIAKVKPALVRIRVVSTDYSEGRETKTQVVGSGAIITRDGYLITNHHVAGHAARIFCTLWNREEIEAELVGTDPLTDIAVVKLKPDQPVEFTTAAFGDSAKIQVGEYVLAMGSPMALSQSVTLGIISNPEMTMPRHRGSSRRLQLDGEDVGSLVRWIGHDAAIYGGNSGGPLVNLRGEIIGINEISYGLGGAIPGNLARGVAEQIMANGEVRRSWLGVDVQPRFKRSQARHGVLISGVQAGSPAEKAGFKPGDLLLRLDDAPTDVRFEEQLPDFMLRTTALPIGREVKAVVERDGKKVTLRPIPIERGEVYPREQELKAWGLTVRNFSRLLAKEMKRPAQDGVLVTSVRPGGPAGSAKPSLQPDDAIVEVNHQPVKNTADLVAATRRLTEGRTEPVPAMVTFERKAARYLAVVRVGLEELKDPGLEVTKAWLPVETQVISREVARQLGQPALKGFYITRVYPGTTAAKAGLKPGDFITAVDGGKLSASDSEYEDELSSLIRQYDIGKTAELTVLRDKTELKIPVELARSPHLQREMKKYRNDDFEFTARDVSFFDAVEQQWAGDQQGALVENVKGGSWAELGSLMEGDLILEVDGRTVDKLDALRRELERVAASKEKVVVIKVLRGIHTAYLEIEPNWKN; the protein is encoded by the coding sequence ATGTTTGGTCGTAATTCGCTTCTCTCCCGCCGGGGACCGGCTTTGGTTGCCTGCGCGTTCCTCGTCTCCAGCACCGGCCATGCCGGCGCCAAAGAGCGCATCGCGCCGGCGGAGTTGCGGCCGCAGATTGGTTCGGCCATTGCCAAGGTCAAACCGGCCCTGGTGCGGATTCGTGTTGTATCCACGGATTACAGCGAGGGGCGCGAGACCAAGACGCAAGTGGTCGGCAGCGGGGCGATCATCACCCGCGACGGCTATCTGATCACCAACCACCATGTGGCCGGCCACGCCGCCCGCATCTTCTGCACACTGTGGAACCGGGAGGAAATCGAGGCGGAACTGGTCGGCACGGACCCGCTGACGGATATTGCGGTCGTCAAACTCAAGCCGGACCAACCAGTCGAATTCACGACGGCCGCCTTCGGGGATTCCGCGAAGATCCAGGTGGGCGAATATGTGCTGGCGATGGGCAGCCCCATGGCGCTCTCCCAGTCCGTGACGCTGGGCATCATCAGCAACCCGGAGATGACCATGCCCCGGCACCGCGGTTCGTCGCGACGTCTTCAACTGGATGGCGAAGATGTCGGCTCACTGGTCCGCTGGATCGGGCACGATGCGGCGATTTACGGCGGCAACTCCGGCGGCCCGCTGGTGAACCTGCGCGGCGAGATCATCGGCATCAACGAAATCAGCTACGGCCTGGGCGGCGCCATTCCCGGCAACCTGGCCCGCGGTGTCGCCGAGCAGATCATGGCCAATGGCGAAGTCCGGCGGAGCTGGCTGGGCGTGGACGTGCAGCCGCGCTTCAAACGCTCTCAAGCCCGGCACGGGGTTCTCATTAGCGGCGTGCAGGCGGGCTCGCCGGCTGAAAAAGCGGGGTTCAAACCCGGCGACCTGCTCCTGCGCCTGGATGACGCCCCAACCGACGTCCGCTTCGAGGAGCAACTGCCGGACTTCATGCTGCGGACGACCGCCCTGCCCATCGGCCGTGAGGTTAAGGCGGTCGTTGAGCGCGACGGCAAGAAAGTCACCCTGCGCCCAATCCCGATCGAGCGCGGAGAGGTATATCCCCGGGAGCAGGAACTGAAGGCGTGGGGGCTCACGGTGCGGAATTTCTCGCGCCTGCTGGCCAAGGAAATGAAACGGCCGGCTCAGGACGGTGTGCTGGTGACTTCCGTGCGCCCGGGAGGTCCGGCGGGCAGCGCCAAGCCCTCGCTCCAGCCCGATGACGCCATCGTCGAAGTTAACCACCAGCCGGTGAAGAACACGGCGGACCTTGTGGCCGCTACGCGCCGGCTGACCGAGGGCCGGACGGAGCCCGTGCCGGCCATGGTCACCTTCGAGCGGAAGGCCGCGCGCTACCTGGCCGTGGTGCGGGTCGGCCTCGAGGAACTGAAGGACCCCGGCCTGGAAGTCACCAAGGCCTGGCTGCCGGTCGAAACGCAGGTCATCAGCCGTGAGGTCGCCAGGCAGCTTGGGCAACCGGCGTTGAAGGGCTTCTACATCACGCGCGTTTACCCAGGCACCACCGCGGCGAAGGCGGGGCTCAAACCCGGGGACTTCATTACCGCGGTGGACGGCGGCAAGCTGTCGGCCTCCGACTCCGAGTATGAGGACGAGCTGTCTTCCCTGATCCGGCAATACGACATTGGCAAGACGGCGGAGCTGACCGTATTGCGCGACAAGACGGAGTTGAAGATCCCGGTGGAACTGGCCCGCTCGCCGCACCTGCAGCGCGAGATGAAGAAATACCGCAACGACGATTTTGAGTTCACCGCCCGCGACGTGTCGTTCTTCGACGCGGTCGAGCAGCAATGGGCCGGCGACCAGCAAGGCGCGCTGGTGGAGAACGTCAAAGGCGGCAGTTGGGCTGAACTGGGCTCGCTCATGGAGGGCGATTTGATCCTCGAAGTGGACGGCCGAACGGTGGACAAGCTGGATGCGCTGCGGCGCGAGCTGGAACGGGTCGCCGCCAGCAAAGAGAAGGTGGTCGTGATAAAAGTGCTTCGCGGCATCCACACCGCCTACCTGGAAATTGAACCGAACTGGAAGAATTGA
- a CDS encoding helix-turn-helix domain-containing protein, with protein MSRLFTLADLERLAVELKFDLDGLAARCGVSLRQFQRLFKAQHSQCPRDWMREMKCRIAAELIRQGYRTSEAAREAGFASPALPPKKWTPDLGSERKAT; from the coding sequence ATGAGCCGGCTCTTCACCCTGGCAGACCTGGAGCGGCTGGCCGTTGAGCTCAAGTTCGACCTCGACGGGTTGGCCGCTCGCTGCGGCGTGTCCCTGCGGCAGTTTCAGCGGCTATTTAAAGCACAGCACAGCCAGTGTCCCAGGGATTGGATGCGGGAGATGAAGTGTCGCATAGCTGCCGAGTTGATCCGGCAGGGCTACCGCACCAGCGAAGCGGCGAGGGAAGCCGGGTTTGCTAGCCCAGCCCTTCCCCCGAAAAAGTGGACACCGGATCTTGGGTCTGAGAGAAAGGCAAC